The nucleotide window gtagttgggttttgatttgggatcTTGGGTTATAATGAGTTAATGAAGTGTTTAATaccttaaaatactttatataggtctattaaatcagtataaaaAGACCCTAaactaaaataatcaaattaggAATTTATTAGGAAAACTTACCTTTGGCAGATTTTTGGACAGCTCGCAGGTGTGATCCACGAGacccccatccacggaccgtggatgggacCACGCCCCATTCTGTGGGGTCGTGGTTTGGGTCTGCAGCTAGGCCTTGGTGGCCTTGACCTATGGAGCAAGACCACGagccgtagatcaatctactgGCCGTGGATTGCATTCGTAGTTCATGGAATTTCTGCCAATTTTTGTGAACTTAGGCAGccttgggggttagactttagggtcctccCCAATGGCCCTTGGTTGGTgtttggggggtcgtaccttgacgtttaacccctagacACCTAAAACTAAGCTTGGGAAGTAAATATACAACCTAAAAtcaaacatcaaactcaaaagcTCACATGTTATGCTCTAGTTTCATCTAATAGTTTTCATTAGACTTTAGCTTGGTCTTACTAGATTTCCgggttgttacattatctccccctcagaaatattcatcctcaaatgaaactttaaacactttttggaattaaagactcaaaactagcagcccaatcatgcatgaaacatcacaaTGATGCATAACTCAAAATACACTATTTACAATGTGCACttattcaaaggaggaaacatcaacttcaACTAAACATGttcaatgcaatacaaggaaGTATGAACTATATCTAAACAACCTATTCATGCATGAGATTCTCACGACTTGTCATGTTTAAGGAGGAATTACCATCTCCTAACTAAAACATGTCCATTTATTCTTCTCATGAAGTACAATAGGCAACTCTTACTCAAAGCACCACAACATGAGGGAAATATTTCACATAAACTCGTTTAtcttcaaaacacaagttttcatgaacatgcattatATAAAGAAGTCATGGCAACATATAAACACATAACAACAATATTAGCTACGCATACCATCTCTCCCCATCGGAGTGAGCCTAACCatcacttctaaacatcattAATCACATAGTCATAGTAAGAATTACATTTTCTCAACACAATCAACATGGAGCCCAAGtgccatttcatcaaaaacacaaaaaagcatgttcatcacaccatctcatgaagtcaaatatgtcATCACCATACTagaatgcacaacaacatgaggaacatgcAAATCATGAAAAATCCATTTTATACAAAGTAAGAATCTttcaaaaacatgcataacataaggagatcatggaaatTTCTAAAACACTCATGACTCCTAAACACAAAACAAGCCCCaaaaaggaactcttggtctcaagctagaataggaatagaagaaaagatGAGGATACCGGGACTCTCAATCAATGTGCTTCTCAAGCACatgatctcccccttgggagtgaGCCTCCTTTTACCATAAACCTCAAATACTACTCCTTTCTAACAAACTCATGCTTTAACAATGCTCATTTTAACCTTACCGGGCTCTAAAACCAATAGAGGTCTAATAATCATGCATCCAAATCCTACCAAGGTTAAcaaaagtaactctatgggagaAGGAAATTATAGGACACACATAACATCCAAGACTCCATGATCAAGAAATGGGCCAATAAGAGCTCATCGTCTTAGCTAGAGGAGAAATAAAAGGGGACATAAGGATATTGGGACAACTCGTTGGCCCTTTGCCTCCTAATTAAGCACTCTCAACTAATACCCTCACTAAAATACCACTCACCAACATTTTCATGAAAGCATATTcttattcttttatttcttgGCTTGCCGGCCTAAGATCCCAATTGGTACTTCTAAATTAGAGAGGTTCTCATCTAAGCACTCTTGCTCACAAGAAACCTTACCGACACCACTCAAAGCCTTATATGAGCCTACCAACCCGGGACTAAACTTCTCAACTCACTACACCTTTTAAGGTGACATTATCAAGCAAGCCTAATTCATAAACGTCAAGGACACTCAATGACCTTACCATCTAAGCAAATTATCCTTCACTTGGGGTAAGCCTATACAAACACTTTACAATATCACTTCCTTCAAGtctaaggtcggagcaagtCATAACTAAATCTTCACACTCATCACACAAtatgattctaaaccatggaGGATTTCACTTCCCTCCTCTTTTAAAGGAATCTACTAACTCAACATCTCTAGTCACCACTATTCCACCAAAAATCCAACACATCCTAGAACTCATTAGGGCTAAGTTGGGTTATACCAACAACCACATATGGCCATAGTTAAACCCATGAGTACTAAGGACAACAAAAAGTTCATCATATCCAATTAATCAAGTCATAAAAGACAAGTATTACCGGAATAGAGGTAAGCATAAAACACATGCTGGTAGCCACCTTAGGAGGACactcttgttcacctctagCTTGAAGAGCATCGGTCCTAATTTTCTTCATCTCTCTTCCTCTAGCTGAAAGCTCTGGGCAATCACTTATTTTGTGGTCAGTCccaccacaaccatagcaattcTTTGTGTCGGCTAGACACTTACCATCATGTTTCtttccacacctagcacaagtaggcCTAATCACATAAGATCCACTACCACTCACTCCTTGAGATTTTTGGGGTAGACACCTTCTCTCTTGGTTAAACCTTAGGGAAAACTTAGAAGAGCTTTGTCCATGAAACCTTTgtctctttcaattctactaaGGTTGGATTAAGACAATTCTAGACCATTTCATCCCTTATCATCACCTTTGGTGGGATCTACCAACCAACAATGTCTAGGTATTATCTAAGCACcctactcaaaatgaccatacttaagatcaaTCTTAAAAGACAACTAActctttgaagttggtcaacacCTACACTCTTTTTCCTTAACTCAACTAGGTGGTACAAGCATCCTCAAAGTCTACCTTAAGACACAACATAATCCAAACTTatggcatagaatttccccctttttcaCTCTCGAATAGGCTCATTCGGGGACTAACAATTTGACTATACGGGTTCTATCATCAGCTAAACATAACCTCACTATCACCTTGCTAGGTAGGCACACTTTCTCCCCCTTAagagtaagcctacacaaatTCTTTTAACCAATCTTCATTGCACAAAGGCAACAATGAAGCATTATTCACACTAAAGGCAATATCACAATCTATTACCTCAAATCTcacaagtcacatagccataattggcatcacaaccaacctttcTCCCTTGCTCCTAGTAGCAAGACCCCTTCAAGTGGTCATACCCTAAAGACCATCAGATAAGGAATAAGAGAAAGTCCTTATGAAGTTAAGctctatggcacgactaaagaatgaaaaagtgaatTTTTTCCTACCATCCGATAGCCTTCTATTCATaaaatgtggtgcacttcacatttatgaacaaaactctactagatgttctttgagacatcctaaaaaCCATTCCAAAAACcttatgctttgataccaagtttgtcacgatcgGGAGTACCCCCAAGACGTAACATGACGTACTCGACCCTGAAGGGGTATCATagaagcccttagcataatcatcatCATAAGATCATAGGAAAATCGTGTGGAATTTAACACTTTTCCTTACAATCAAAGTTTCTTATAAAATGAAAGAGTatctatgacactatgtctcaaaccatctaattaCTTGGAATAAAATTCTTTAATACAAacttagggacacgacccttacaaaagtctaaacacataaaagaaagacaataaaggacatatggtcaagccctcgaatacgatgaggactcaccaatcttcttcttattGATCTCCTATGAACCTAACAACGAGGATGgaatccaatatctccaaagcctacacttatagaaaatgtagaaatatggggttagcacaaaaagtactaagtatggaagccatgcacaaaaatcattaaaacatgctttaaagggacattttatttgaaatcatgctatatgccatttttgaacatcatctttgaaatagttgaagAATGCAACCCATAAGGCAACACAAAAACATTTCATTATAACATGAGagatatcattataataacaagcatagtctccaacatcaACATGATACGCATCCTAATCTTCACAACAGATAGCCTCCAATCACAATGTAATAGAAAGTCAaataccaagatcatctcatcattaagtaATCATCACATATGCAACCCCTAAGAAACACTTGAGCAATGTGTGGTAACTAACATGCATTTACAATGTACAACACAAGCCAAGAtcacattcatactcatttcatagTAAAGACATTACCTTAGTAACCCCTAAGGAACACTTGTGAAATGTGTGGTTGGCATACCATAATACAAACCCAACTAAGTACTCCCTTGAAGCTACTTTAGTCATGCATTTCATATTTAGACCTCATTCTAATCAATAGTCACAAATAAtgaaatagtcatgtacattacttgaattataaggGAAGTCATTCATAACAACTATCTGTTCAATATACATGCATGCATTCAAATCTTATCATAACACAAAGGAACCATCCTATGacatcctactaagtctacttgGGCACTGTagaagtgaagtcccatacccctacTTCTACTAAATAAACTCACCAAGAAGCCATAGTGTAGTTCATGTCTCATACATTATCTTCATTATATAGGAAAAATAacattaactgacatagaccatgtgagctacatggaatccggtgttctacccccATACCGAAAAgagggtgtcctacttgcctaaggcaGAACTATCTgatagcttttaggtggatccattagctaaagacctatgtgggcacatagttatgggataaggatattgctactagaaacccaaactttctaacgtaaaaggtttccatctcatgagataacatGTTCTGCGAACCTGGACTAACTAGCGTAAAAGGAACCCATTGGGAAGCCAGAATTTCTagcgtaaaagcttccatctcattttcatatctGCTCGGTGCTAAGCCTATTTCCCTTTAAAAGTCATTAAGCTTTTGCTTAGGTTTATGTTCAATAGAGAATGCACTACATTCATTATAATAGCTCAAAGATTCATTaaatgagaatgtcctttcactttagaaccatcaacaagtgagtaaacctttcacattttcattcatagtgttttcatgagaattagccattcaatcaacacaataacatcctcatcatcctagacaaggtatacatttcatgcataataatgtgtaaaggtgcatatgataactatactttcaattaacaccatTAATACATCATCATCATGTTGATGAACGAAGTGTGTATGTGTGTGTAATTGTTCTTGCAATGACACAATCAACAAgattatcatcatagacacttcatTCATAGTTAAGTGTAAGGGTATGGGAAGAATGGCcttttcaacaataccacaatatacacAATATTCATAGGACTTTCAACTGCTAAGTAAATCATGAGTTCACACACAATTTTgtcaacatgtacaaaccttcACAATAGGCCCTTCAAGGTCTATGGACCAACTCATCCCAAACATATAGCAATAGCACATTAGATAAGGGAATACCATGATCCAGTAACTCATCAATACCTTAATCACATCATGATTTGGCACTTTATCCTTCAAGTATTCATCAACATGCACATAATATCATGATCAAGTCAATCCATGTTTCGAAGCATTAGCCTAAACCAATTCAAGTCTAGGTGATTTAGTCTAAGGCATTACATGAAGAAATTCATCATTATTGGAGGATCACTTTTAAACCCTCAACTAACCTATTTCAAGGCACAACCCTAAACTATATCAATTCTCCTTAgaaatcttaggttaatcaagtatACATTTAAAATCACACTTAGATCATGCAATTACATCATATTTAACTCACATTCAATCAATTGGACCAACTTGCAAGACCATCACATAATGTAAAGAAGAACCATAGCTAGGGTTGGGGaaaactcatggattctttgGAATATAAGTTAAAATCATCTAAAATTAGTAGTATCatcaataacaaacataattcaacctttaagaACAACTTTGAATGGaatccatggggttgagttgaaacTCTAGCTAATTGGGTTTTCTAGAATTGGGTTAAAACCTTTTGAAAGGGCTCCTTGACGTTTAAACCCTAGACACCTCAACCTAAGTTCGAGAAGTCAATATACAACCTAAATccaaacatcaaactcaaaagcTCACACATTAGGATCTAtattcacctactagttttcatTAGACTTTAGCTTGGTCTTACTAGATTTCCAGGTTGTTACAACGCCAGACTTTCTGACGCATTTAGGGTGCACCGTGCCACCCTTCCCCCATGTCAATCCGACGAATTTTCTCTCTCATTTTCTGATCCTATATCACACTTAATCGATtgatttcttcaagttttccttagattcaattacccaatacaagtacacaagaatctactaaAAAAACTCTTAAACTCAATGCGATTACCTCAAGACCTCACCAAACCTAACCTAATTCAAGAATGAACACAAACACATGAAGAACTTAAATCTTTCAATCTTTCTATACGAATTCGAATAAGTAAAttatgattggcgtgtgggtgaacgaacccaacactatgagaactcacatacctcttatggattaaacccttggcgaaacaaTATTTGATTCGCGAGAAAACTTGAAGTGTAAATTGGTTTGGGAAAACTGAACCAAACCAGTCTAGACTcctaattatttactaaaaatgcTAAAATCTAAAAGGGTaaagaaaagatcaaaatacccctcacattttcgggtaacttttcttaaccggacaacccaacttcaaacgggaatatctccctcatacgagttCTAAAATTAGCAAAGTTGGTGGCGTTAGAAAGAGGATTTCAAGaccttttatttgatatcttatgggccacctaacttaTCATGTACTGAAAATTATGGTAACTTGACCCTAAACTCATAACCTAAGCATACCttctaaaatttgagatttgactatttccaaattagttctttctaaatttagatCTTTCAAataccgaggtgttacaatatatatGCCAAAATAACTAATTCcgataatttttcctttttattctatttgCTATCAGtgttttcaaaatcatttttttaggCAAGTCTCGGGGTGAAGCGTTTCATAAATGCTCAAGGGCACAAATTGAAGATGCAGATCCGTAGGGCGTAAGTCCTATAATTTGGGGTGTAAGCTCCAAGCGTAAAAACGTATACCCTgggcattattattattttttaatgtttttgaacaattttttctttaaatcatattttttattattggtgtaatgatatttctcaactagtaattgtaatactttttcttcttcacttttggtTGTTGATGAgaccacgatttggactcatttgagGCTTTAtgtggatagatttagtgtcctcaaatgcttattttgtgccaataactgatgtaaaattccttatttcaggtatttggatttaggaacgaagcatggacactaatgtgcaaaaaggaacaaagcgagctaaaggaatgaagaaatgaaggcttgGTGATCGCCGATGTCACTAGGTGAATCGTCAAGTTGCTGCGCtaccgcctaaagttacagaatgcTGGAGCTAAACTGGGGGTTACTTCGGCGAGCAACAGTTCCATTCAGCGTGTCGCTGATCGATTCGGCGAGGGATGACCAGGTCACCAAAAGTGCTGATGGAGATTCAAACAAGTGTTGATGGGCGAGATAGAAGGAGAAAGGGCAACTCGCGGAATCATCCGGCGATACCGATATGGATCTCCTAAAGTTATAGTACCTGGACCAAGaagaagtgaaaaataaagGCGAGATGAAGGACAATCGGCCAGTTGCCGAATTGTCAGAGAAGCCCGACTTACCTTGCCAATTGGTCTTAAACAGTCACAAATTagacttgtttaaattgattttttctagagagagaaagcaTTCAGAAACATGAGGAACAAAAGATTGAGAGAAAGACCACTGCTAGAGGCGATTCCATAGTGATTTTAGCAAGATTCTCTTGGATATTTTGTAATAAAGGTGatttttagttgattttaaCTTTGAATTCTCATTTGTACCCAGCTATAGAAGACATGAtgaatgttgattttttttttttttttactttgattgGCTAAAGCCCTCTTCTTGGGGTTTTGACTATGTGACCAATTGTTGAGTTTTACTAAGTGGGTGTCATTGATTTGAGAATAATGGTGTTAAATTAAAGTGGATTTGATTTGATGCTACATTTTTAGGTCATCTTGCATGATTAGTGTATCAAGTTCAGTGTTTtgtgcttgctcgagagagaagtgcAAGACTAAAGTCGCAAATTCAacatccttagtagtgggtctCTATGatttcagcttgagagagtgaaacaTGGAATCTATACTTTGTATCTAGCTCGTgagagtggatttgatgaggACGGGGATTGGGCATCTTCCGTCTAgtgttgaagttcaagagaaTTCGATAAAGAGAAggtaattgtttgagagaaaactGCTTTACACATAGTCCTACCTACCCACAACAATTTACCCTATTGTGAGCATCATTGTTCATCCACTAAGTTGAATTCAATAATTGGTTGGTCAATTCCCCAATTATTACCTCACTATTTGATTGTCTCGAGTTAAGTGTTGAATTGGATTGATAATTCTACCCTGAAATCTGAAGGTCAAACCAAAAGGGTGCATTACGTATTTAGTTGAAGAGGTTGTTGTTATACTTCTATAATTGAATTCGAAGGAAAAgctattctctgtgggatcgaccccaactcatttagctgggttattatactgactaGCATTCagtgacacttagaattggatgaagtgtcttcgaaacgttaatcaaaatggcgctgctGCCGGGGAGTAGCATTACTTACAATTCTTTGATTGAAGATTTGATTTGTGAACTATTCGACTGTAGCTGAATTGGCTTAGGCTACATTGTGTAGTGTTGGTTGGACTACATAGAAGTAAGAATGAGTGTGGAAGAGGTGAATGGTAGTCAAGCAAGTCATCGGGACGGTACCGATGATATTAATAGTGTTTACAACCCATCTCATGTAGGTGAAATGGGAGCAATTTGCATACCACAAACTGGTGGGAATGCAATATTTGATGTCTCTGGCACGACTCGTCATCTCCTCCAAATGAGAGGACTCTATGGAAGGCTAGAACACAAAGATCCGCATGAGCATGTGAGAAGTTTACAGAGTGTGCAGCCCGTTGTCATTCAAGAATGTGTCAGAAGAGTCGATTTGGCTTCGGTTATTTCCACTATCCTTGACGGGAGAGGATAGCAAGTGGTTGGCCGAGCTACCAAACAACTTCATCACATCATGGGAGAAGTTGATTTTAGCATTCAATACAagattccccccccccccaagtCAAAGATGATGAAGCTTAGAGACGACATTCAAGGTTCCAAGAGACGGGAGGGTGAATCCATCCATGAAACGTGGATGAGGTTTAAGAAACTCTTACTTAAATGCCCAACTCACGGGTTACCAAACAATTTACTACTCCAATATTTTTGTCGGATTCTTGAATCGGTGGGGTGGCTTATCAATTGGTACGAGGGGGGATAATGTTGCAATCGTTTGAGGTGGCTTCGTTTATTCTTTATGACATGACTAAAATAAATCAAGTGTGGTACACCCAAGAGGATCAAGtctctccattttattttagattgacacaagaacaacttgataaagagagagagagggatgaaaacatcaaaaagatgTTGACCCAAATGGAATTTCTTCAAGAGCATATAAAGGGGACATGTGGAGtgtttagagttgaggagggttcttctTCCGGTTACTCAAGGCcgggggagaatcaaggttggaactccaaGAGATACGAGAAGGGTTTCCACCTATGCTATCTACAGCGgggtgggaatcaaggttggaactatcaCAAGGGAGAAGAGCAAATGAGATACTATCAAGATTGGGCTGAGCAAAGTGATTATTGGAGAATTGAAGATGACCATGATGAGAACCACACTTACTCGAGTGAGAGCCCAGAATCGAAAGGTAGTACAAGTAGTCCCCTGGTGAATGATTTGTTGTCATGCATACTTGATAAGTTGAAGGTTCAGATGATTTGTTGAAGGGGATGAAAGATGACTTTTAATTATTGAACAATAAAGTGAACTCTCATGCAGATGCCATCAATATACTTGAAGGTCAGTTGAGTTTACTTTCAGCACAATTGAAACCAAAGATGACAATGGAAGATGACGATAAAGGGATGGCGGTGGTTACTCATAGTGGAAAGGTAGCAATAGGTAATGTAACGGGAAATGAAGAAGCTCAAACGCATAAGAAGATAAAGGTATGGAGGAAGAAGAGACACCTATTCATCAAAGCATTGCCAAAGAACCACATAAAGAAATGGAGCAACATCTTCCAATGCCAAAAGTTATGCAACCTTTACCCAAAATATCTCCCCCATTTCCCCAACGTCTAAAGAAGAATGAGGATCAGAAATTCAAGAAATTCTTATCGATGTTCAAGatattatcaattaatctcCCCCTTGTGGAAGCATTGCCGGAAATGCCGGGTTACGCCAAGTTTATGAAGGAATTAATCACAAAGAAAAGGAACTTGGATTTTGAGACAATTTAAGTTTCTCATAGTTGTAGTGCAATGATGACTAAGGAGCTGATCAAAAAGAGAGAAGATCCCGAAACGTTTACCATCCCTTGCACTATTGGCGTGCTCCAATTTGCTAAAGCCCTATGCGATTTGGGAGCAAGCATAAACCTAATGCCATATGCGATCTATAAACAACTTGGGTTGGGGGAACTGAAAGCCACAACAATGAGACTCTTGATGGCTAACCGATCAATTAAACATGCCGTGGGGATACTATATGACATCTTGGTAAAGGTTGACCGATTCATTTTCCCGGCCGATTTTGTCATTCTCGATTGTGAAATGGATGCTGAAATTCCCATCATTTTGGGATGGTCATTCTTAGCAATCGAGAGAGCgttggtggatgttgaaagcAGAGAATTGAAGTTTCGGGTGAATGAAGATGAAGTGACCTTCAATGTTTGTAAGTCAATGAAACACCCAAGAGATATTCATGTGGTCTCCACTGTTTATGTTATTGATGAGGCGGTGGCTAGTGTGAGCCATTTGATGTGAATGAAAATAGGTAAGTTACTAACTTGTTTTCTTTTGTTCGATAAGTAAGTGAAAAAATATTACCCTAAATGTATCTGTATATAATCCTATTGGAAGTGAGGTTGGGGTCGGGTAGGGGTGTAGTGGTGGATACAAGGGTGAGGTGAGGATGAGGTGTGATGGAGGTTGAGGAGGACATAATCAATGTGGAATGTCACTTGTCTTACCTACTTACATTAGAAgagtttttctcttcttttttcttttttcatttttaaggaACATTTTTTCCAAATCATTCTTACCAAACTTTTTTTAGGATTTCCACTCGGTGTCCGGACCCTACATTGAAGTACTACAGGGCCCATATGGAGGTGACACTCCCAataagattttctccatacccaaggCTCGAACCCAAGACTCTAGTCTCACCattgcaccacaacccatgttggaaACATTCTTACTAGCCGAATATGAAAAAGTTGGAAAATAGTTTcttaaaaatgttttcctccataCAAAAGATTATCcttttttgagttttatttttaaactatcaCACATTAGTTTCAATAACACACCTCAGTAGTGTGTCTAATACACTAATctctctttaatttaaaaaagcATTGATATATGACATTCGATATGGATAAAAAAATTTTACAttgacaaaatttaaataaactattaatattagttaaaaattAGAGATGAAAGTAACactatccaaaaaaataaattgttttttttttaatttaaaatttgatcttttactttaattgatgaatttcttAATATCGATAAGATTTTGACTAAATTAATTAGGTTTGACAAAACCATAGACAACTTTTCTAACTCATTGAGCCATAtttcatgtatttattttaatctcATCTCCATTTACCTTATAATATAAATGTAATTGGCAGTATATgtagaataaaaaaaagtaattattctACACATAAAAAGGCAGAATGAATTAATTTCATAGTAGAAAGTCTACTATGGGTTGATTGTTTGACGGAAAATTACGAGAAATCATATGTCCTGTATTTActttataaaagacttttttatgtttattatttttatttatttattttatttgtttgtttatttattcTACTAGAAGAGCTTGTTGAATCCTGGATATAGTGCATTGAAACATATAAAGTCTTATATGTTGAAACTATCTTTTAAATCctatatttttattatcttgTAAGATGAAAGCTaggtggcttgtatggggcctttCTGGGTCTTGTACACCATGTTACCCCTAGGGgctaccttgggtcgtgacataaatGGAGCAGAACATTCAGTGGGACACGTCATGATGATAAATTGTGCACTTATTCGAGAAGATACAAACGATGTTGTTGCATAAAGCCATGTCTTTTTAATAGTTATCTACcataatttagtatttttctaaattatgtGTTTAATTATATGGCTTAacgaaaaaatatatagttaattaACCTCTAACCTTATGTAtcttttgttattatattatggAATAGCATTTTGGAGCTTCTGGAACTACATTCTACATCTTTGAGTGTGTTCCAAGCCAACAAATATTAGTGGGTTacttacttattttcttttattcgaTAGGTATGTGAAAA belongs to Solanum stenotomum isolate F172 chromosome 1, ASM1918654v1, whole genome shotgun sequence and includes:
- the LOC125848890 gene encoding uncharacterized protein LOC125848890, with protein sequence MTKELIKKREDPETFTIPCTIGVLQFAKALCDLGASINLMPYAIYKQLGLGELKATTMRLLMANRSIKHAVGILYDILVKVDRFIFPADFVILDCEMDAEIPIILGWSFLAIERALVDVESRELKFRVNEDEVTFNVCKSMKHPRDIHVVSTVYVIDEAVASVSHLM